AAATGCAAAACATTCATCCAACAAATGTAACACATTCATAGGACAGTCACATTCAGACGCAACACATTAAATACAACCAGCATTGCACACCAAGGACAATATATCGACAGATATAGCAAGATAGTCACCTGATTAGAGATCAAGTGTCAAAACTGCCGGACAAAATATCGCCAGAAGTTCGAGGAAAACTTTATCCGACTTAGGGCGCACTGTTCTCGGCCGAGAATCAAGGATTACAGTCTCGGATGTGGAGGATAATGTCTCAGATTCGTCAAACGACACCACCAACTCCGACACCACCATGTCAGAGTCGTCAAGCAGATGACTCATCTCCGGCACCACCGCGTTCAATTCGTCGCACGGAAGGACCGTTTCCTGCACCACCGTTTCCAACTCGTCTCCGGCACCACCACCGTTTGGATCTGACTCGAAACGTTCACGAGCGTGACTAGGGTTTACAGCAGGTCTTCGAAACAAACTTCGATTTACATTTCGATGGAATCGTTGCTGAGGGCTACGGCTGCGCTGCCGACTAGGGGGTGTATCCGGAACGACGGTTTCCATTTCGGACTCCATTGAGAAGATGGATCGAGCAGAAGAGGGAGGATGAGAGCGACGTGAAGGATGAAGATGTAGATGAAGACGAAGATGAAGATGTTTCAATCTCAATTTTAGATAGGGCACGATTAATTTAGGTTTAGGAATTGGGTGGGTTGGGGTAATTAATTAGTTGGGGTAATTAGTTTACGAGTCAGAAATTATGAGGCTAAATAGAAAATTAAGTTTTAATTCTAATGGCATAAGtggtaaataaaatgatgtgtggGGTTATAGTGTAGTtgaaaactttccatttttgattgtgttctaattttggtggacgtccaaaaaaggaaactgtgttctattttttgtggacggagggagtataatgttTTTAAGAATCTTACTTAAATGTTTTTTAATACTgttaaaatattgaaatatatatatatatatatgtattaaaataataatgatgagGAAAATCGAAATTCTTTATTGCAATACTTATTTCTATATTAATAATCAAGCTAAATGACAACACATATAGTGAAAATGGTTTGTCTCATcctatatttacttaattgaacattttaatatattttaaatagtagtatataattttataatatattttaattagtttccaattaattaaacaatactacaAAGTTTATagaataaattatgaaattagatgaattataaatatttaaaattaaatttaatttataaagttTGTATGACTTCTTATGATATAAAGTGTAGTATAAATTTGAAGTGATGAACTGTTATCacttattttaagtgataatttactttttatatgtatatatggtggaaataagatttttttttttcgtataCAAAAATTGCATTTAATCTTTGATCATGCATATCAAGTGATTTCATGGTCTGAAAttaaacataagaaaataaGTAGTCAACTAAGATGTGATTATTAGatgatccaattttttttatcttggcTTCTCAGgatattttaaatttctatgatctaatttattcatatatttaactGTTTATTTCTTACTATtaataaaagattaaaaaaattaaatgatattgaTAACATGGTATTTAATGAAAGAAAATTGTCTTTCTACTaacaaaaatctaaaattattatcattatcaaaCAAAGAACAATATTGCATAACATTAATTGTTGTTGTGTCTAATAATATACAAttttatatgtaaatatattagtttaattaaatatgttgaAATAACTTATAAATGTGTTTAATTTAagatatataatttataaatatatttatatttaaattactagAACTACACATTGTtataattaagttgattttgatttattctaCTACTATATAAGATAATTTTGTTTGTCACTTTGagttctatttcttttttatgatttaCAAAATATTATCGTGtactttgaatttaattttgatgaaaatgaatttattaattgtgatttttttattcgtTTTTATCATGTGTACTTAATTCTAAAAAAACATGTTTTTAGTTATAAACAATTATGTTGcaatttcaaaacttatgaactaatggtttgttattgtttttcttATGTTTTTGTTTGCATTTATGAATACTTATGTTTTGTTAATCGAAACTAGTGAACTATTTATTCGTTTAAATAGTTTGCTTTTTTTCTTATGtaaatagtagtattacatttttctttatttgtatgtctcatatcaaatattaaaataatatacaattatctgctaaaatatgaaatatttcattgaGAGTGAGTTGAGAGAAGTACAAATAtctttttgtggttgtttataatatttttaattgtttataatattacaaatacttattttaattagtttttatctgtaaatatatttttatacttatttactctatattctttattttaaattaatatatctttattatttaaaaatctttTGTCATGTGTATAGCACATGTGGTAACACTAGTAATTACAAAAAGGACATCAACCATATATCACAttcttaaaatattatttcatcaAATTTTAACAGTCacaaatcaattaaaaatatcagAATGCATTCGTCCGATGGCCAATTCAGTGGAGCATGACAAATTGGATAGTGGTgtaagatttttattttttgtatttctaAATGGGAAATAGAAATATGAATCGATCATCCTTATTGATCAAATGAAATGAGGGGAGATAAATTTGAAAGTGGGCCATTCTTATCTTATCCGAGCCAAGCGAGAGGTTCAAGACACGTCCCATCCTATTTCTTAGtatccttagagcatccactccGTTGTCTCTCACCGTCtattaaccgtctcttaaactactatttgagggcttcactgtacttttttactccgtcccttaactaaggaacggaacctacaacgctccgtcccttaaccatcCCTTAAATCGTccattaaattactattcattcaatttcatttttcatttttatttccaacccaattcaattaaaacaaacacacttcattaaaaaacacacaacataaaaaaaaatttacaacttaaaatttttaaaaaaacacacacaactaaaatcctaaaaaattaaacgttacataatttaaaatacaaatttaaagaaaaaaaaaactactccgtaggcgaatcatcccccgaaggcggtcgaggtggagggggagtcggaaggccaagttgtgctgtcatatgcacaattccgttccaccaggccgcgtattgggagggtgagaagcgggaagtgtccgccattgtgacggtcatgtacaccgccataagagtgtccgagcctccccccgagcccgatcctgagCCCGtttggcttgattcgcctcggcccttcctcgctctagccgccttcgtcaTCGTtggccgtacccgcaaactcatGCGGTGCACTCTCTTGTCTGCCGCTtccctcaccggtgtcaccagatgAGTATTGACCACTcaccgtgtgcttcgtgcgcttcgaggttgagcccgagctggagtggacaccgccggcccaccgttcctcgtcctaGTTGCCGGTGTCCTGGTTatagacgcgcaaagccgccctcagaattgtagacgcgcaaagccgccggCCCACCGGgagcctgccaaacatcaacaaatttaaattgtttgccggtgtcctggttgtagacgcgcaaagccgccctcagaatgtcggctcccgtggcgccgcttcggtcgagtagatgccgcagaattttttgacgtgtctgtcgactcggtcaaagtgagagcggagcattttatatgtgcgcttgcgggagcctttcggcttgATCTGGTGGTAGAGCTCGCAGACCTTTTCTCAGAAACACTTctggggttgttgattcccgacaatGGGATCGTATGAGATGGTAacccaggcgttgtacaccgccagcgtttcgagGTTGCTgcacggatgccggcctagatcctcttcctcttcctcctccttgCCCGCCTGGGGTTCCGCtctagagcttccaccgcctcggccccctccaccgcctcggcctactcccggcgtgggatcaacgggaaaatcctcccgaatctgggataatccctgcgaataccgcggggcggagggacgagcatATGCATCTatgtcaaaattgggtggttggtaccccccggcgtctccgaaccctgggtgcccggcgtcgacgaaccggaaccacccagtgtgttgatcatggtctcccaatcgccgaacgcgttgagatcctaCCCGCCGGAGCCTCCACTGTcggagttgccgtcgccggacatcttgtgatgagttgttagatgaaaattggagaggaaattgagatgatttaggaagaatagatgtgtagttgtgtgtgaaataaggatgaattaggagtatttatagagtaaaaaatttaattaaaaaataaaaaatggtaataaataaatggtaatattaccgttcgaatttttttatttttttattttttttaaaattcaatttaaaaaaaagatttattgcgtcagcacgtgacgacgcccactcgcgggccggcgagtgggcgtcacgcacgacgcaggggcgcgccacgtcaccagggcgcgtggcgagacaaccCGTCGCTTGTCTCGTAGGCACGGGACGCGAGATGGGCTCGGGACGGGCGCGGGACGGTTCGGCGAGCTGCAACGCGACGGATCGCGGGACGCCAGCgcgccgcgtagtggatgctcttatcgaTCAAATGATTTaccttttgaaattataatcatattaacaataaaatttggTCATAATCTATTCaatgtaaaattttaaaatataacattaaatcataatattttatttttaaaatcgaTAGAAATATGACCTAAATTGAGGACTATCCAAATAGGGGGAGATTGGGCATGAGGAATAGAAAAATTATGGGCACAAGATTAGGGCAATTTCGACTCTCACATCAATATCGATTTTATCTTAATTGGAGCAAATgagatgattaaaaaaaattaaaattttaaaatttaatactgTCATATTTTCAATCTTTGTAAAAATGACTAGAATTTAGCTGaaatttgtaatttaaataTTGCTTTTTTAAGAGAAATATATCAAAAGCCCATTGAGAAGAGGGTTCGGCCCAACGTGGCCCAAACATATGATCTGGTCCAGCACCACGAATATTGGGGTAATATATAGATGTTTTGTCTAAATTTGGCCCAGCTATGTAGAGCGTTCAGCCCGCTTAAAATATCAAGCAACAACCGAATAAAATCTCACCGGAAAAACTAAAGCTTGAAAAAGCAGCGTCGCCGAGTATCCCGATCTCTCGTTCTGGCCCACCGGCATTGTTCAACTACTGAAAAAATaggtttttttatttcttgtgAGGCTATAGTCTGGAAAATTTTCGTACGAGCTGAACGACTTCAAACTGTTCGACGAAATCTCTGACCGAAAAAAAGTGTACGAATTCGATGGTGAAGTGGCCGAAGCAAATCACGCCGTCTCTCGTCGAGCGGCTGATGCAAGCAGAGAAAGACTTGGACAGAGCAATCTCCGTCTTCGAATCAGCCACCGCGGAATATTCCAACGGCTTCCGCCACGACCAAACCACATTCGGCCTCATGATCCGGCGACTCCTCTCCGCCAACAAGTTCCATCACGCCGAGGAAATGCTCGCCCGAATGAAGCTAGAGAATTGCAATGCAAACGAAGATATATTCCTCTCCATCTGCAGGGCATACGGCAGAGTTCACAAGCCCCTCGAAGTCGTTAGGATTTTCAGAAAGATGAAGGACTTCGAATGCGAACCGACCGCGAGATCTTACATTACAGTCTTCACCATTCTGGTCGACGAAAGCCACTTGAAAATGGCGTTCACGTTTTACCGTTACATGAGGAAGCAGGGGATTCCGGCAAGCGTCCCCTCGCTTAATGTTCTGATCAAGGCACTCTGCAAGAGCAGTGGAACTATGGATTCAGCTTTCAAGATCTTCAAGGAGATGCCTAAGCGAGGCCACACTCCCGATTCGTACACTTATGGAACCTTGATCAACGGGCTGTGTAGAGGCGGCAGGATTCTCGAGGCGAAGGAGCTTCTCATCGACATGGAGGCGAACGCGTGTGCACCCTCGGTCTTCACCTACAGCTGTATGATACACGGCTTGTGCCAGTCGAACAAGCTCTCTGATGCAATGGAGCTCTTCAAGGAGATGAAGAGGAAAGGTGTGGACCCGAATGTGTACACTTACAGCTCTCTGATCGACGGCCTTTGCAAGAATGGGCATTCGTTGCAGGCCATCGAGCTAATGGAGAGGATGGCGCGAAAGGGCTTAGTTCCAAACTCCATCACTTACAGTTCCTTGATAAATGGGCTCTCCAAGGAGGGTAAAATCCAAGAAATGGTTCAGATTCTTGATAGAATGAAGCTTCAAGACTTGAAGCCTGATGCAGGATTGTATTCGAAAGTGATCAATGGCTTCTGTGAGGTGGGGAAGTTCCACGAAGCTGCTAATTTCCTCGATGAGATGTCTCTTTCTGGGATAACTCCAAATCGAGTAACTTGGGGCCTTCATGTTCGAATTCACAATAGAGTGGTGCAAGGTCTTTGTAGTTTGAGTAGCCATAGCCAAGCTTTTCCTCTCTACCGGAGCTTGCGTAGTAGAGGCATATCGGTTGAGGCAAGAACCTTTGAGTCTCTTATACAGTTCTGCTGCAAGAAAGGAGATTTGCACGAGGCTGCTCGGGTTCTGGAGGAGATGGTTGTAGATGGATGCATTCCTGGTGAGGAAATATGGAATGAAGTGTTGGTTGGGTTCTGGGATAGAAGGAAAGTTCGTGAAGCTTCAGAGTTGCTGAAGGCTAAGCTGATCGATGAGTTGGAGACGGGCCTCAACAATGCTATCTGATCATCTGTAGCTTTATGTCTTCACTTTTCATCTAGTGCTAGATTGCCTTAGATTAATTATAGTAAACAGATTGTTAACTGAAATTTTAAATGTGAGGGTTTCATAGTAAGACAAGACGTCTTGATTGTTGTTTTTGGGCCATTGGTACGATTGCATTTTAAAGACAAACAGCCCTTCTTCGGATTAATCGACGATGTGATTAAGTTTCTGCATTAATTGGTCGATGAATTGCCTGAGGTGAAGCTAAATGCCTGAATGTTCTTCGATTTCCTCCATGTGTGTGTTTGTTGCAACACCAATATCGTTTCTTGTTTGCAACTATTCAATCTTTGCGAAATTAATTCGATTCTATCAATGATTCCGAAAGGATGAGTTTCACCGTTTGAAGTGcccaaaaaattatagtactaaaaATAATGTGTCCTTAATTACAAAGgtcaataaaaaaaagttattaatTAGCCtttattttacttaattatGTTTGGAATCTATAAAATATGGAGTGAAAGGGGCATTACGTTGAAGTAGAAGTGAGGGGAAAGCCAATACCATGTCGCGTAATCGGAAAAGCAACGAAAAACATACTTCCAAGCATCCCGATCCCCACCTCCTTCGTCCCCGGCGACGGCGCCGGCCACAAGCACTCCACCACTTTCTCATTAAACATGGCAACCGCCGCGAACACCACCAAAGACATCACCGCGTACGCGAAGTCGATAAACCTCAGCTTATACTTGGTGGCGATCTCCGGCGGAAGAGTCGCCGACCCGTCGATGATCCACATGCCTCTGAACGTCGTGAAGCCGTAGCAAACGTTCCCCTTCTCGTCCGATAAGCTGTCCGTGAAGCTCAATAGCGCACACGAGAACGCGCAGAGCCTGTTAGAAGTGGCTGCAGAAATGATCAAGTTAAGCTTgcgatgacttgatcaagtcatcAGTGATCAAGCgcgatgacttgatcaagcgTGTTGAAGGAGATGGGCTGATCAACCAAGTCTTGTTGCTTGAGAAAAGTGGAGATGTTCGTACACGAGGAAAAGCAAGCGACAGCTCTCAACAAGCTGTCATCGCACAAGCCAACACCTCACGAGCTCGGCTCGTGACTGTACCCATGCTCACAGCTAAGATGCGGAACCACGAACGTACCTGGAGAGACGTGGTATTAAAGGGATTAAAGAAGGAAGTAGATTAGCAGAGTTTGTTATGATCAACTCTGTAATCTTCCTTTAACTTGTACTAGATGGATTATGGTAGAGTTCTAGATGTTTCCTATGCCGCTTATATCTAACAGCTCTTTGAGCTTTTTTGAATCAATGAAAATTCTCTGAGTATTCTCCATAATCCTTGTTTTCAATATGAGCTCGTTTATTCTTCTTCTTGGTTTTATTGCAAGTTTTCAAGCCCCACGAGCAATGCAGTCATGGCCCGGCCTGCCGCGTCGCAGTTGCCTCGGCCTGTGAATATTGGCGCAAGAATATTTGGCTTTTATTAATTAAGATTTGGCTTTGATTAATTAATGCAGATAATACGATATATTTGAACGTAagtattattcttttattaGATTATATAATATACTAGTTCAATTTGGCAAAATTAATTAAAGGTTGTGGCATCCTATTGACATGTTCTTCAATGTATTACCGAAAGTAGTGTATTCACTTAcagaatttgatcaaaacaCTAGAAACAAATTTCACAACAATTTAATGAATTGTATTTGTTGCACTTATATGTTACATGTTCTTCAATGTATTACCGAAAGTAATGTATTCACTTAcagaatttgatcaaaacaGTAGAAACAAATTTCACAACAATTTAGTGAATTGTATTTGTTGCACTTAAATGTTCAATAGTACGTAATAACGGTTATAAATAAATGTATATGAAATTTGTTTACTGCGTATGATTAGATGATGACAGAAATTCACATCACCTGGAAGCAGAGGGCGGCCGAGCCGGTGGGGAGGAGGTCTGGCTGATGGCTTGTTGGATGAGGTTTCTGTCTACTTCCGGCAGCCCTTTGTTTGAAAGTAACGATGCCTTCTCTTCTTCGTCCTCCATGATTTCTTTAGACGAAGATGTCCTAATTTCCATGCCTACTAATTTACTTCTTCTGTTATTCCTTTCCATGCCTACGAAGGTGAGGATTGGAAGGGAAGGAAATCCAATTTGCTAGGATTTTTTGCCTTGCAAGGAACAAAAACGATGATAAGAGTTCCACAGCAGCAACCCATCTTCATGCAGCCGTCGACCAGATTGATAGTCACAACAGAGCTCGTCGCACACGGAGGCCGTCAACTCATTTTCACGACTTTGCTGTTCATTAGATGATTATGGTTAGTTATGGTTTTCTTTAGTTATTTAGTACAAATATAATGTAATATGAACAAAGTGTCGAGCGTACTTATAAGCTCTatctcgggttttctttgtggttctttcccgagagaTAGGTAGGTTGAACCGCCCTAGGTCCTAGATATAAAAAGGGAACTTGTCAAcacattttaattaatgaatgaaTGATAAGAAATTTTCCCAATTTGcgttctctttatttttctctcaaCAAACTGACGAACTGTCCGACGGAGGAGACCTCCGCGTGCAGCCTGAATTTGATCGCCGAGCTCTCTCGCCGTCGATCCTTGTCTCGATACGATCAACatcgtatcatctggtgctttcattgacgTTCTCATGGCTACCAATCCCAATGACATACCTATTATTCCCAGCCGGGAACAGCTCGGGTTGCCGCAAACTGATGTTGTTCGGCCTGATCCGAACATGCCGACGGTGGCCGCTCCTGCCTCGGAGGTCATGTCCACCGGTCAGTGGGAGTGGATTATGTCCTCGTTTGCAAGATTGGAGTCAAGATTGGCTGCATCTGAACACCGGCCAATAGACCATCGTGTTCCTCCCCGGCCCGATCCTGATCCACCATATGCTATTCCACTCTCCGCAGCGGTTCTCCACCCTCATCCGATTCAGCAACCGCCCAATTCAGCAGTTAGTGGGTTTCAATTTCCTCCACAACCGTCCACAACTCCTCTTTCCCACTACCAACAAGTAACTACATCTTCACAACCTCCACATACTGGATTCGTACTACCACAACTGCCTCTCCAATACAACTCTCCTCCAATGTACGGCTCTGATCCATATGCTCATGCTCGACCTTATCATCCACACACGCTACCAACTAATCAGGTGCATTCGCAGTACGGCCCAACGACGATCGTCGACCGCCCGTTTTCTTCACCAATGGTCGGCCCTCGGCCTACTTCTTGTTGGTATCCCTCGGCAGATCGACAGCCTCGCGGAAGTCATGATCAACACAGAGGTGTTCGTCTGGATCCTCCCCGTTTTGACGGTACTGACACAGCAAATTGGATTTTCAAAATCCAATATTATTTCGATCATCTGATGATGCCGGATACAAACAGGTTGCACTATGTCGTCCCATTATTCGACCCGCCGGCCTCCGAATGGATAAAACATTATTGCTCTAATAATGATTTTGTTACTTGGCAAGACTTTCTATCCGACGTACGTTATCGTTTCGATCCGGACTGTTATGAAAGTTACATTGGCTTAATCGCAAAATTGTGTCAAACCGGCACGGTGTCGGATTATCAGCTTGAGTTTGAGAGATTGCAGAATAAGCTCTCCGGCGTCCCGGATTATATTCTTCTTCCCATTTATATCGCTGGTCTTAAACAACCATTGCAACGGGAGGTCAAGTTACATCGCCCTGCTACACTTGCTGCAGCTTTTGCCTTGGCCAAGGAATTATCGGCATGTCGTCCGGAGCATCAACCGTCAACCTCTAATTATCAGCATCAACAATGGATTCCGCGTGAACCGAGGACTACATACAGCACCTCTCCTAACCCAAACCCAATtacatcttcttcttctcaaggTCCACGGCCTTCGGGTGGCAGATTCCGAGAGCTCGTCAAACTACCGGTGATGCACCTTTCTGCATCGGAGAAGGCAGATCGATCTCGTCGCGGGTTATGCTGGTATTGTGAAGACAAGTGGGCCACGGGTCATGTGTGTAACCATAATTTTTTGGCTTACATGGGCGTCGATGCTGACGAAGATGATGTGGTTGAATTAGAGACGGATGATAATGATATCACAGCGGATCTATCTCACTTGAATGCCGTCGAAGGCCGACAACACCTGAAGTCTTTTAATTTTGTGGGAACAATCCACAAATCTGCTGTGAATATTCTAATTGACAACGGAAGCTCCCATGATTTTATACATCCGTGCATCGCCGAAAAGCTAAGTCTTTCTTTGACGAAGATTAAACCTTTTCGTGTTTATGTCGGTAATGGTGAATCCTTAGTTTGTTCTCATGTCAGCGAGGAGACGGTTGTCGATCTACAAGGCCATATATTTCTcattgatttatatattttggcATTTCATGGTCCGGATATCATATTGGGTATGGAATGGTTGGAATCATTGGGATGTGTCACACATGATTATTCGGCCCGGACTATGGAGTTCTTCCGTGATGATGCTCTTGTCGTCCTTCGTAGCCTTTCAACTTTGCCGCACCGAATGTCGGCTGCTTTGACGATGTTGATTTCACATATGGACGAGCTGGATTTTTTAAATCTTGCTGAAATTCCAGCAGATCAGCCTATAGACCAGCCTGGCCTCCAGGATGAATTTCCAAAAGAATTGCCTCCTACTGCCCTTCACGTTTTGTCCCAATTCTCGGCAGATTCTGCGTCGCAGGCTGTGGCACCACTTCCTGAAGAGTTTTTCATGTCGCGACCTGTTGTCAAATTGATAAGGTTGCAGGAACGTCGCATGGTGATGCAACACGGACAGCCGGTTGAACAAGGGTTGTTTCAGTGGTCTGATTCGATAGACAATTCC
This DNA window, taken from Salvia splendens isolate huo1 chromosome 18, SspV2, whole genome shotgun sequence, encodes the following:
- the LOC121776380 gene encoding pentatricopeptide repeat-containing protein At5g46100-like; the protein is MVKWPKQITPSLVERLMQAEKDLDRAISVFESATAEYSNGFRHDQTTFGLMIRRLLSANKFHHAEEMLARMKLENCNANEDIFLSICRAYGRVHKPLEVVRIFRKMKDFECEPTARSYITVFTILVDESHLKMAFTFYRYMRKQGIPASVPSLNVLIKALCKSSGTMDSAFKIFKEMPKRGHTPDSYTYGTLINGLCRGGRILEAKELLIDMEANACAPSVFTYSCMIHGLCQSNKLSDAMELFKEMKRKGVDPNVYTYSSLIDGLCKNGHSLQAIELMERMARKGLVPNSITYSSLINGLSKEGKIQEMVQILDRMKLQDLKPDAGLYSKVINGFCEVGKFHEAANFLDEMSLSGITPNRVTWGLHVRIHNRVVQGLCSLSSHSQAFPLYRSLRSRGISVEARTFESLIQFCCKKGDLHEAARVLEEMVVDGCIPGEEIWNEVLVGFWDRRKVREASELLKAKLIDELETGLNNAI